The genomic interval TAATCCCAGTTGAAGACGTTCCCGTGCAGATCGGTCGTGCCCATCACCGTGAACGCGTACCGCTTCGCCGGACGCCCGTGACCGTGACCGTGCCCCTTCGCCTCCGCCGCACCGGCCGAGCCCACGACCGCACCACCCGCCATCGCCACACCCGCACCGGCGGCAGCCGAACGGCCCAGAAACGTCCTACGGTTCAACGGCATCTCTTACTCCTCGTTCAGTAGGGCAACGCGCGTAGATTCTGGCCCAGCCGCCACCACGCACAACACCCCGCGCAGGTTTCGATCCGATGACCACGCGACACACACCACGACACCCCACCCCCCGTGCCACAGTGAACACATGACCGAAACCCCCGCCCCCGCCCCCGTCCCCGCTCCCACACCCGCGCCCCACCACCCCTACGGCACCCCCACCACCCCCCACGTCACCGTCCGCGGCGAAGCCCACCTCGAAGTCGACCCCGAGATCGCCCACATCACCATCACCCTCACCGCCCGCGGCACCGACCGCCGCACCACCCTCGACGGCCTCACCCACCGCAACGCCACCACCCTCGACCTCATCAAGACCTACGGCGACGCGGTGGAGAAGCTGGAAACCGGCACCCTCGCCATCCGCCCCGAACTCACCCGCCACGGCCGCGCCGAACGCGTCCGCGCCTACCACGGCAGCATCCAACTCACCGCAACGCTTGGCGACTTCACCGCACTCGGCGAACTCGTCGCCCGCCTCGCCGATCACGACCTCACCCGCATCGACGGCCCCTGGTGGGCACTACGCCCCACCTCCCCCCACCACGCCACCGCCCGCCGCCAAGCCGTCCAGGAAGCCCTCCAACGCGCCCGCGAATACGCCGAAGCCCTCGACACCCGACTCGGCGCCCTCCTCGAACTCAACGACACCGGGGTCCACGCCGGCCCCCACATGGCCCGGGCAGGCTTCTCCACCCAGGCGACGACCTACCGAGGCGCGGGCACGGAAGCCGCCACCGACGCCGCACCCGTCGACCTCGAACCCGTACGCCAGACCATCGACGCCCAAGTCGAAGCATCCTTCACACTCGTCCCGCCGAACCTCGGATAAACGCTCATCAGAGCACCCCGCTGCACAATTCAACAGTTGTCAACAACCCTTCATGAGAAGGTTGTTGAGGTGTCATGCAGAGCCAAATACCTACCCGTAGGTAAGGTTTAGTCTCGAACCATGCGCCGAGCTAAAATCGTCTGTACCCTGGGACCCGCAACCGACACATACGACCAGATCAAAGCCCTGGTCGAAGCGGGAATGGACATCGCCCGCTTCAACCTCAGCCACGGCAGCTACGCCGAACACCAAGCGCGCTACGACCACGTCCGCAAAGCGTCCGAGGAAACCGGCCGCAGCGTCGGCATCCTCGCCGACCTTCAAGGCCCGAAGATCCGCCTCGGACGCTTCCGCGAAGGCCCCGTACTCCTTGAACGCGGCGACACCTTCACCATCACCGTCGAACCCCTCGAAGGCGAAGGCACCGGCGACATCTGCGGCACCACCTACGACGGACTCGCCGCCGACGTCACCACCGGCGAACGCATCCTCGTCGACGACGGCCGCGTCACCCTCGAAGTCACCGGCGTCGAAGGCCCCCGCGTCCACACCACCGTCATCGAAGGCGGCATGGTCTCCGACAACAAGGGACTCAACCTCCCCGGCGTCGCCGTCTCCGTCCCCGCCCTCTCCGAAAAAGACATCGACGACCTCCGCTGGGCCCTGCGCACCGGCGCCGACATCATCGCCCTGTCCTTCGTCCGCACCGGACGCGACATCGACGACGTCCACCGCATCATGGACGAGGAGGGCCGCCGCCTCCCCGTCATCGCCAAGGTCGAAAAACCCCAGGCCGTCGACAACATCGACGACATCGTCGCCGCCTTCGACGGCATCATGGTCGCCCGCGGCGACCTCGGCGTCGAAATGCCCCTCGAACAAGTCCCCATCGTCCAGAAACGCGCCATCAAACTCGCCCGACGCAACGCCAAACCGGTCATCGTCGCCACCCAGATGCTCGACTCGATGATCGACAACTCCCGCCCCACCCGCGCCGAAGCCTCCGACGTCGCCAACGCCATCATCGACGGCACCGACGCGGTCATGCTCTCCGGCGAGACCAGCGTCGGCAAATACGCCATCGAGACCGTCCGCACCATGTCCCGCATCGTCGAGGCCGCCGAGGAAGACCTCCTCGCCAAAGGCCTCCCGCCCCTCACCGAGCGCAACAAACCCCGCACCCAGGGCGGCGCCGTCGCGAGGGCCGCCGCCGAGATGGGCGACTTCCTCGGCGCGAAGTTCCTCGTAGCCTTCACCCAGAGCGGCGACACCGTCAAGCGCCTCTCCCGCTACCGCTCACCCATCCCGCTCCTGGCCTTCACCCCCGACGAGGCCACCCGCGCCCAGCTCAACCTCACCTGGGGCGTCGAGACCTTCCTCGGCCCGCACGTCGACTCCACGGACGCGATGGTCGCCCAGGTCGACGAGGAGCTGCTGCGCATCGGCCGCTGCCAGAAGGGCGACGTCGTGGTCATCACCGCCGGCTCCCCGCCGGGCGTAGCGGGCTCCACGAACCTGGTCCGCGTCCACCACATCGGCGAGGACGACAGCCCGAAGTAGGGCGGCTCAGGATCTGCTCAGTATTTCGGCCCGACGTGCGCATCCATGAGGGCGACGGATGCCCGTCGGGCTACGGAGATGTTGAAGGGATCGCTACCCCGCGCGAGGGTCGTCCACTCGACGCCTACGGCGGTGAGCGTGTCGCTGAAGAGCTTGCGGATGTCGTCGGACTTGTTGCTGAAGAAGTACCGGGGGTACTCGTAGCGCTTGCGCTCGCCACGCACGAGGCGCGTTGTCCAGTTGATGATCCGGCATCCGTCGGAGTGGATGAGGCCGCGGATGAATTGCCAGGGGTGCGCGTCCACGATCTCTTGCTGCCACGCTTCGAGGGTGATCTTCCGCTCGTGCTTCCTGCCGGGGCCGTGCTGCGGGAAGAGGCATCGAAGGTGCTTCGAGTGGACTTTCACCTGGTGGCATCCCTTTCGACGGACCCTGCATACGGAGTTCTCGGGAAGAACGGCACGCATGGCGCTTTCGCAAAGGTCCATGAGGCCGGGCCACGAGTCTGCGCAGGCGACGGAGAGGCTGGGTGTTCGCATGGCCTGGTTCTGGACTATGTGCCCGTCACCCAGGTACAGGCCGAGAAGGTAGGCGTAGGCAGATCCGTCCAGTTCTCCCTCGCACCGCGAGCAGAAGGAGCGATGGGCTCCGGGGCATTCACCGCGCTTCGCGCGATCCGTATGCTTCCAGTAGCTGATCGTGCCTGCCGGTACGTTCAGCTTTCGTGCAACGTCCGCGTTCCTGACGCCGTTCCGGAGGAGAGTGAGGGCTCGTTGCCTCACAGCAGGTTCGTGCAAGCTCATGTGATCACGATGGGTTGCCGGGCGCGACCCCGCGCAACAAAAAGCGGATGTTCACACGAAAGTGAACATCCGCTTCGGTAGTGCCCGGTGTGGGATTCGAACCCACATGCCCGAAGGCACGGTGGTTTGAGCACCGCGAGTATGACCAGTTCCTCCAACCGGGCAGGTCATGCTGGTCAGAGTGTACCGGGTCCCTGCCGGTTGCCACAGCTAGGTAGGCTCAGGGGCAGCAGTTCTGCCCTGGAACAAGGAGCCCCCGTGACTACCCCCGAGTCGCCCCAGCCCGTAGACGCCGTCGACGACGACAAGTCGCACGTCCCGCCGCTGACGACCCGCGTCGTCATCGCCGAGGACGAGGCCCTCATCCGCCTCGACCTCAAGGAGATGCTGGAGGAGGAGGGTTACTCCGTCGTCGGTGAGGCGGGCGACGGGCAGCAGGCCGTCGAGCTGGCCCGGGAGCACCGGCCGGACCTGGTCATCCTGGACGTGAAGATGCCGGTCCTCGACGGGATTTCCGCAGCCGAGAAGATCGCCGAGGAGTCCATCGCCCCGGTCCTGATGCTCACCGCCTTCTCGCAGCGCGACCTCGTCGAGCGGGCCCGGGACGCCGGGGCCATGGCGTATCTCGTGAAGCCGTTCAGCAAGAGCGACGTGGTGCCGGCCATCGAGATGGCCGTCTCGCGGTTCGCGGAGCTGAAGGCGCTGGAGAGCGAGATCGCGGACCTCTCCCAGCGGCTGGAGACCCGGAAGCTGGTGGACCGGGCCAAGAGCATCCTGCAGACGGATTACGGGCTCTCCGAGCCGGCCGCGTTCCGGTGGATCCAGAAGACGTCGATGGACCGCCGGATGTCGATGCAGCAGCTGGCGGAGGCGCTGATCGAGGACGCCGAGGAGAAGAAGAAGTCGGCCGAGTAGCCGCGAAGACGTACGAAGAGCGAGAGGCCCGCACCCCGAAAGATCGGGCGGTGCGGGCCTCTCGCGTACGGCAGCGGCGGGGTGTCAGTCCTCGCCGAGGTAGGCCTTGCGGACCGACTCGTCGTGGAGCAGGTCCGAGCCCGCGCCGGAGAGGACGATCTTGCCGACCTCCATGACGTGGCCCTGGTCCGCGAGGGACAGGGCGGCCTGGGCGTTCTGCTCGACGAGCAGGATCGTGGTGCCCGATGCCTTGAGCTCGACGATGGTCTGCATGATCTTCTGCATCATGATCGGGGAGAGTCCCATGGAGGGCTCGTCGAGCATGAGCAGCTTGGGCTGGGACATCATGGCGCGTCCCATGGCGAGCATCTGCTGCTCGCCGCCCGAGAGGGTGCCCGCGGCCTGCTTTCGGCGTTCCCCGAGGATGGGGAAGAGGTCGTAGGCGCGCTGGACGTCCTTCTCGATGCCTGCCTTGTCGTTGCGGAGGTAGGCGCCGAGGAGGAGGTTCTCGGTGATCGTCAGCCGGGGGAAGATGTGGCGGCCCTCGGGGGAGTGGGCGATGCCCAGGGAGACGATCTTGTGGGCCGGGATGTTGGCCAGCGGCTTGCCCTCGAAGAGGATGCGGCCGCCGAGTGGCTTGAGCAGTCCGGAGAGGGTGCGCAGGGTGGTGGTCTTGCCCGCGCCGTTGGTGCCGATGAGGGTGACGACCTGGCCGGCGTCGACGGTGAAGGAGATGCCCTTGACCGCTTCGATCTTGCCGTAGGCGACCCGGAGGTCTTCGACCTCTAGCAGTGCGGTCATCGGGTGCCCTCCTCATCGGTGCTGGTGGTGTCGGGCGTCGTGGTGTCCTTCGCCGGGGTGGTGGTGCCGGTGGCCGTTGCGGCGTGGGCCTCGGCTGCTTCGACCTCGGCGACTTCTTCGGCGCCGGGGGCGCCTTCGAAGGGGGTGCCGAGGTAGGCGGCGACGACGCGTTCGTCGGCCTGGACGTCGCCGGGGGTGCCCTCGACGAGTTTCTCGCCCTGGACGAGGCAGGCGACGCGGTCGCAGAGGTTGAAGATGAACCGCATGTCGTGCTCGATGACGAGGACGGCGATGCCCTGGTCCCGGATGGCGAAGATGAGTTCTTCGGTGACGCGGGTTTCCTGGGGGTTCATGCCGGCGGTGGGCTCGTCCAGGAGGAGGAGTCCGGGGTCGCTGGCGAGTGCGCGGGCGATTTCCAGCTTGCGCTGGTCTCCGTAGGGGAGGTTGCGCGCGAGGTGGTCGGCCTTGTCCTGGAGGCCGATGAACTCGAGGAGTTCCATGGCGCGTTCGCGGCTGGCGTCTTCTGCCTTGTGGTAGCCGGGGAGGCGCAGGAGGGCTGACCAGAGGCCTTCCTTGGTCCGGGTGTGGCGTCCGACGAGGACGTTCTCCAGGACGGTCATGTTGGAGAAGAGCCGGATGTTCTGGAAGGTGCGGGCGATGCCGGCCTTGGTGACGAGGTGGGGCTTGGGCGGCAGGACGGTGCCCTTGTAGCTGACCTTGCCCTCGGTGGGGATGTAGAGGCCGGTGAGGCAGTTGAAGAAGGTGGTCTTGCCGGCGCCGTTGGGGCCGATGAGTCCGACGATCTCGCCGCTGTTGACGGTGAGGTCGACGCCGCGTACGGCGGTGAGTCCGCCGAAGCGCATGGTGACGCCGCTGGCGTCGAGGACCGTGGTGGCCGGGTTGGCCGGGGTGGTTGTCGTGGTGGTCATGTGATCACGCCCCCGCCTTCGTGGTGCCGGCGGCCTGGTCGGTGAGTGGGACGTCGGGTGGGACGTCGAGTTGGCCGGTCTCGTGGAATTCGAGCTGCTTCCTGCGGTCGGCGACGAGCCCTTCGGGGCGGAAGCGCATCAGGAGGATGAGTGCGATGCCGAAGAGGAAGAGCTGGTAGTCCTGCATGAACTGCAGCTTGGCCGGGATGAGGTAGAGCAGTGCGGCGCCGACGAGGGGTCCGCTGAGGGTTCCCATGCCGCCGAGGATGACGGCGGCGAGGAGGAAGGCGGAGTTCGGGGGCACGGAGCCGGCGAACTGGTACTGCTCGGGCGTCACGGTGTAGGAGACGTGGGCCTGGACGGTGCCGGCGAGTCCGGCGAGGGTGGCGCCGAGGGCGAAGGCGAGCAGTTTGAGCCGGAAGGCGTTGATGCCCATGGCGGTGGCCGCGGTCTCGTCCTCGCGGATGGCGACCCAGGCGCGGCCGATGCGGGATTCTCCGGAGCGTCGGAAGACCAGGACGACGACGGCGGTGAAGACGAGCATCAGCAGGTAGTAGTTGGCCGACCTGCCTAGGGTGAATCCGGCGATGTTGTGGCTGACGCCGAAGTCGAAGCCGAAGAGGTTGAGGTCGGGGATGCTGGGGATGCCCTGGGAGCCGTTGGTGAGGTCGGGGCCGCTGACGCCGTTGAGGGCGTTGACGGTGAGCCGGAAGATCTCGCCGAATCCGAGGGTGACGATGGCGAGGTAGTCGCCGCGCAGTCGCAGGGTCGGGGCGCCGATGACGACGCCGAAGACCAGTGAGGCTGCTGCGCCGGTGAGGACGGCGGCCCAGAAGGGGAACTGGACGCCGACGGGGGAGAGCGGGGAGCCGGAGACCAGGGCGGCGGCGTAGGCGCCGACGCCGAGGAAGGCGACGTATCCGAGGTCGAGGAGGCCGGCGAGGCCGACGACGACGTTGAGGCCGAGCGCGACGGTCGCGAAGATGAGGATGTTCGCGCCGATGAGGGCGTACTGCTCGTTCTGCTGGGTGAAGGGGAAGCAGAACGCCGCGATGAGTGCGGCGGCGAGGGTGACGTTGCGGTGCTTGGTGGTGAGCCGGGTGATGCGGGCGATGAGCCCGGCCCGGGTGAGGGCGGTGAAGCCGAACGCGACGCTGATGATGTAGCCGATGAAGAGTTCGGCGTACTCGGTGTCGATGCCGTACGTGAAGACGTGCAGGGCGACGCCGAAGGCTCCGGCGATGATGAGGATCTCGGCCCAGTTGGGGAGGTCCTTGGCGCGCGTGGGAGCGGGGGCCCGGAGGCTGTTGATGAAGCGGTTGAGCGGGGTGGGGCGGGTGGTGTCGTCGAGTTCCTGGTCGGCGGGGAGGCCGAGGGCGGCGACGGTGGTGATGATCGCGCCGGTGAGGGCGACCCAGGCTCCGGGTTCGAGGTTGACGACGCCGCCGAGTTTGACGGTGATGGCGCCGATGGTGAAGCCGGTGGTGCCGAGGACGCCGAGGGCGGCGAGTCGGACGGGGCTGTTGGCGCCGCCCGGGGTGAGCCAGCGAAGTCCCTTGATTCCGTAGCCGGAGAGGGCGAACAGGAGGGTGAGGAGGGCGCCGACGAGGGTGAGGACCTGGAGGCCGCCGGGGTAGCCGGTGACGGTGAGGTCGCCGGGGAATTCGGCGGTCCAGGTCCAGGCGAGGAAGGTGCCGATGAGGGTGATGGCCGCGCCGGCGGTGGTGAGGTGGCGGGCGGCGGGCAGCGCGATGAGGGCGCTGTTGGCGGGTGTGGTCTTGGTGGTCATGGTCATCACGCCCGATCCGCGACGCGTTCGCCGAGCAGGCCCTGGGGGCGTACGAGGAGGACGATGATGAGGAGCGCGAAGGCCCATACGTCCTTCCAGGCGCCGCCGCCGAAGAGTTCCATGCCGGGGACTTCGCTCATGTAGCCGGTGGCGAGGGCTTCGGCGACGCCGAGGACGATGCCGCCGAGCATGGCGCCGTAGATGTTGCCGATGCCGCCGAGTACGGCTGCGGTGAAGGCTTTGAGGCCCATGATGAAGCCCATGCGGAAGCCGATCTGGCCGTTCTTGAGCCCGTAGGCGACGGCGGCGACGGCGGCGAACGCGGCACCGATGGCGAAGGCCATGACGATGATGCGGTCGGTGTTGATGCCCATGAGCTTGGCGGTGTCGGGGTCCTGGGAGGTGGCCTGCATGCCGCGGCCGGCCCGGGTCTTGGAGACGAAGAAGCCGAGGGCGAGCATGCACAGGGGGGCCACGACGAGGACGAAGACGTCGCCGCGCTGGATGGTGGCGCCGAGGATGTCGAAGGCTTCGCCCTCGAACTGGGGGAAGGGGCGGTCCTTCGTGGCGTTGGGGTACCACATCCATACCGCTTGCTGGAGGGCGAGGGAGAGCCCGATGGCGGTGATGAGTGGTGCCAGGCGTGGGCCGCCGCGCAGGGGCCGGTAGGCGAAGCGTTCGGCGGCCATGCTGATGGCGACGGCGGCTATGACTCCGCCGACGATCATGAGGGGTATCGCGGCTATGAGGGAGAATCCGGACGGAAGCCCGAGGTAGACCGTGAGGGCTCCGAAGCCCCCGATCATGAAGATCTCGCCGTGCGCGAAGTTGATGAGCTGGATGATTCCGTAGACCATCGTGTAACCGATCGCGATGAGACCGTACATCGCGCCGAGGATGAGTCCATTGGCCAGCTGTTGCGGCAGTTCGTTCACCGCAGGGCCTCCGTGGAGTGGTTCGGATATGGCACCGCGCGGGAGGGCTCGTAGCGCTCCCGCGCGGTCTGGTTGCTTTGTGTGATGGTGGCGGGGCGGTGGCCCGGCCGATGATTACTCGACGGTGCCGCTGACCTTGGAGACCCACTTGCCGCCGGTGACCTGGTAGGCGGTCATCAGGGTGTTGGTGGTGTCGCCGAATTCGTCGAAGGAGACGGGGCCGGTGACGCCCTCGAACTTGACCTTGTCCATGGCCGCGAGGACCTGGGCGCGGCCGTCGTCCGCGGGGATCTTGCCGTCGTTCTCGGCGGCGACGATCTTGACGGCCTCGATGATGGCCCAGGTGGCGTCGTAGGTGCCGCCGCCGTAGGCCTCGTAGGCGTCCTTGTAGCCGGCCGTCTTGTAGTCGGCGATGAACTTCTTGGCGGACTCCAGCTCCTCGACGGGCTTGCCGACGGAGGTGGCGATGTCGCCTTCGGCCTTCTTGTTGAGCTTGATGAAGTCGGCGCTGTACATGCCGTCGCCGCCCATGAAGGGGATCTTGACGCTGTCCTTGATCTGCTGGCTCAGCGGGGCGCCGGCGGGGTACTCGCCGCCGTAGTAGACGGCCTTGGCCTTGGAGCTCTTGACCTTGGTGGCGACGGAGTTGAAGTCGCGGTCCTCGGGGTTCACGTGGTCGGTGCCGACGATCTTGCCGCCGAGCTCGGTGAACGTCGCCTTGAAGGAGGCGGCGAGACCGGCGCCGTAGGGCTTCTGGTCGTCGATGAGGTAGACGTCCTTGATCTTCGCGGTCTCGAAGAGGTACTTGGCCGCGAAGGCGCCCTGGATCTGGTCCGTGGTGGCGGTGCGGAAGTAGGACGCGTAGGGGCGCTTCTTGTCGCCGGCCTTCCAGCCGTTGCCCTGGGTCAGCTCCGTGCCGGTGTTGGCGGGGGAGACCTGGGTCAGCTTGGCGTCGTTGAGGGGCTTCTGCATCGACTGGGCGACGCCGGAGTTCAGCGGGCCGACGACGCCGAGGACCTCTTTGGTATCGATGAGCTTGACGGCGTTCTGCTGGCCGACGGAGGGCTGGGCCTGGTCGTCGAGCGCCTCCAGCTTGAAGGTGACGCCGGGGACGGTCTTTTCCTTGTTCGCCGTCTTGACGGCGAGGTCGGCGGAGTTCTTGATGCCGAGGCCGAGGGCGGACAGGTCGCCGGTGAGCGGGGCGTCGAGGCCGATGACGACCGTCTGGTTGCCTCCGTCGCCGCCGCTGCTCTTGCTGTCGTCGCGCGAACCGCAGGCGGTGAGGGTGAGTGCTCCGGTGGTGAGCACTGCGGTGAGTATGAGCAAAGAACGGTGTCGCACGAAAAGTCCTTTCCCTGGCGCGGCCTCCTCTGCTTGAGGTGCCGTGACGATCGCCGGGCCGTACTGGGTTGGTACAGGGCCGTGCAGCAGACGCGCCCGGCGGCGCGGTGACTGGCGGTGACTCTAAGCGCAGCTGGGGGCCACCGGGACTGGTCGGCGGCGGATGTGACTCTCTTGTTATGCCCTTGAGCAAGGCTTGAGGTTCCTGTGAGGACATGTGGCGGTTTCGCCTGGAGTGCGGAAGGACCACATGGTGAGAACGCGCAGCTCTGCTAAGGGGCTTGGGGTGATCTTGGTGCTGACGCGGTTCGGTGATCGCGGTGGGCGCGGCGAAGTTCCCCGGGTGTCGGTGGCCGGGGTGCGCGGCTGGATTCCGCATTGCCTACGCGTTACGCAGTGTTACATCGGCGTTGGGGTCGGCGGGGCCGCGGGGGCTGATGTGGCTGCTGAGTGGCTCATGGAACGCGCTGTGGCGTCAAGGAAGTTGACCGAGTGTGTTGGCCAACTGTCTGTCTTTGGTGGGGATATGGCACTGCCCGGCCGGATTGCACAGGGTGCGGTTCTGGCCGGGCAGGTGGGTTCGGGCCGTGTGGGGCGGGGGTTGGTGGGTGGTGGGGGTCAGTCCGCTTCGGGGCGGGGGGCGTCGCGGAGGAGGCAGGTGAGGCGTGCGGTGCAGACCCGCTTGTCCTGTTCGTCGGTGATGACGATCTCGTACGTGGCGGTGGAGCGTCCCTGGTGTACGGGGGTGGCGACGCCGGTCACGAGGCCGCTGCGGGCGCCCCGGTGGTGGGTGCAGTTGAGGTCGACGCCGACGGCGAGCTTGGTGGCTCCGCCGTGGAGCATGGAGCCGATGGATCCGAGGGTTTCGGCGAGGACGGCGGAGGCGCCGCCGTGCAGGAGTCCGTAGGGCTGGGTGTTGCCCTCGACGGGCATGGTGCCGACGACGCGGTCGGCGGAGGCCTCGACGATGGTGACGCCCATGCGCTCGCCGAGGTGGCCGGCGGAGAAGAGGGCGGGCAGGTCGACGCCGAGTGCCGCGTACTCGTCGATGACTTCCTGCGGGAAGAGGGGGGTGGTGTGCTCGCCCATGGGTCCGGCTCCGTTTCGGTGCGCTCGTTCGTTGCTGTCTGCACTGTTCCTATCAGACGGCTGAGCGGACGCTTAGGGGGTGGCGGTTTCTCCACCGGTCCGGGTGTTCTCGAAGCGGACGACGACCGATTTGCTGGCGGGGGTGTTGCTGGTGTCGGCCGTGGAGTCGAGGGGGACCAGGACGTTGGTCTCCGGGTAGTAGGCGGCGGCGCAGCCCCGGGCGGTGGGGTAGTGGACGACGCGGAAGCCGTCCGCGCGGCGCTCGACGCCGTCCTTCCACTCGCTGACGAGGTCGGTGTACGCGCCGTCGGCGAGGCCGAGGGCGGCGGCGTCCTCGGGGTTGACCATGACGATGCGGCGGCCGCCCTTGATGCCCCGGTAGCGGTCGTCGAGGCCGTAGATGGTGGTGTTGTACTGGTCGTGGGAGCGCAGTGTCTGCAACAGCAGCCTGCCGTCGGGGAGTTCGGGGTACTCGACGGGGGCGGCGGTGAAGTTGGCGCGGCCGGTGGCGGTGGGGAAGCGGCGCTCGTCGCGGGGGGCGTGGGGGAGGGTGAAGCCGCCGGGACGGGCGACGCGGGCGTTGAAGTCCTCGAAGCCGGGGACGACGCGGGAGATGCGGTCGCGGATGGTGGCGTAGTCCCGCTCGAAGGCCTCCCAGTCGGTGCGGGAGCCGGCGCCGAGGACGGCGCGGGCGAGGCGGGCGACGATGGCCGGTTCGGAGAGCAGGTGGGGGCTGGCGGGGGCCAGGTTGCCGCGTGAGGCGTGGACCATGCCCATGGAGTCCTCGACGGTGACGAACTGCTTGCCGCTCGCCTGGACGTCCTTGTCGGTGCGGCCGAGCGTGGGCAGGATCAGGGCGCGGGTCCCGGTCACGGCGTGGGAGCGGTTGAGCTTGGTGGAGACGTGGACGGTGAGGCGGGCGCGGCGCATCGCGGCCTCGGTGACGGCGGTGTCGGGCGTGGCCGCGACGAAGTTGCCGCCCATCGCGAAGAAGACCTTCGCCTCGCCGTCGCGCAGGGCCTGGATGGAGCGCACCACGTCCAGGCCGTGGTGACGCGGCGAGGTGATGCCGAACTCCTTGTCGAGGGCGTCGAGGAAGGCCGGTGCGGGCCGTTCGAAGATGCCCATGGTGCGGTCGCCCTGGACGTTGGAGTGGCCGCGCACTGGGCAGACTCCGGCGCCGGGACGGCCGATGTTTCCGCGCAGGAGAAGGAAGTTGACGACTTCGCGGATGGTGGGCACGGAGTGTTTGTGCTGGGTGAGGCCCATCGCCCAGCAGACGATGGTGCGCTGGGAGGCGAGGACGAGGGCGAGGGCCTGCTCGATCTCGGTGCGGGTGAGGCCGGTCGCGGTGAGGGTCTCGTCCCAGTCGGCCGCTTCGGCGGCTTTGGTGAACTCCTCGTAGCCGTGGGTGTGTTCGGTGACGAACGCGGTGTCGACGGCGCCGTCGGCGGCGAGGATCAGCTTGTTGAGGAGGCGGAAGAGGGCCTGGTCGCCGCCGATGCGGATCTGGAGGAAGAGGTCGTTGAGGGCGGTGCCCTTGATCATGCCCTGCGGCGTCTGGGGGTTCTTGAACCGCTCCATGCCGGCTTCGGGCAGCGGGTTCACCGAGATGATCTTCGCCCCGGCGGTCTTCGCCTTCTCCAGGGCGGACAGCATCCGGGGGTGGTTGGTGCCGGGGTTCTGCCCGGCGACGATGATCAGGTCGGCCTGGTGGAGGTCCTCCAGGGAGACGCTGCCCTTGCCGACGCCGATGGTCTCGGTGAGCGCCGAGCCGGACGACTCGTGGCACATGTTGGAGCAGTCGGGGAGGTTGTTGGTGCCGAACTCGCGGGCGAAGAGCTGGAGCAGGAACGCGGCCTCGTTGCTCGTGCGGCCGGAGGTGTAGAAGAGCGCTTCGTCGGGGGAGTCGAGGGCGGTCAGCTCCTCGGCGATGATCGCGAAGGCCCGCTCCCAGGTGACCGCCTCGTACCGGTCGGCGCCTTCGGGGAGGTACACCGGCTGGGTGATCCGGCCCTGCTGGCCGAGCCAGTAGCCGCTGCGTCCGGCGAGGTCGGCCAGCGGGTGGGCGGCGAAGAAG from Streptomyces sp. CA-278952 carries:
- a CDS encoding PaaI family thioesterase; protein product: MGEHTTPLFPQEVIDEYAALGVDLPALFSAGHLGERMGVTIVEASADRVVGTMPVEGNTQPYGLLHGGASAVLAETLGSIGSMLHGGATKLAVGVDLNCTHHRGARSGLVTGVATPVHQGRSTATYEIVITDEQDKRVCTARLTCLLRDAPRPEAD
- a CDS encoding FdhF/YdeP family oxidoreductase, which produces MATKPPTGDPVQDAPQVEPAPHAAAGLPAVAHSLRIAQQQMGVRRTAQTLLKVNQKDGFDCPGCAWPEGDKRHTAEFCENGAKAVAEEATLRRVTPDFFAAHPLADLAGRSGYWLGQQGRITQPVYLPEGADRYEAVTWERAFAIIAEELTALDSPDEALFYTSGRTSNEAAFLLQLFAREFGTNNLPDCSNMCHESSGSALTETIGVGKGSVSLEDLHQADLIIVAGQNPGTNHPRMLSALEKAKTAGAKIISVNPLPEAGMERFKNPQTPQGMIKGTALNDLFLQIRIGGDQALFRLLNKLILAADGAVDTAFVTEHTHGYEEFTKAAEAADWDETLTATGLTRTEIEQALALVLASQRTIVCWAMGLTQHKHSVPTIREVVNFLLLRGNIGRPGAGVCPVRGHSNVQGDRTMGIFERPAPAFLDALDKEFGITSPRHHGLDVVRSIQALRDGEAKVFFAMGGNFVAATPDTAVTEAAMRRARLTVHVSTKLNRSHAVTGTRALILPTLGRTDKDVQASGKQFVTVEDSMGMVHASRGNLAPASPHLLSEPAIVARLARAVLGAGSRTDWEAFERDYATIRDRISRVVPGFEDFNARVARPGGFTLPHAPRDERRFPTATGRANFTAAPVEYPELPDGRLLLQTLRSHDQYNTTIYGLDDRYRGIKGGRRIVMVNPEDAAALGLADGAYTDLVSEWKDGVERRADGFRVVHYPTARGCAAAYYPETNVLVPLDSTADTSNTPASKSVVVRFENTRTGGETATP
- a CDS encoding branched-chain amino acid ABC transporter substrate-binding protein → MLILTAVLTTGALTLTACGSRDDSKSSGGDGGNQTVVIGLDAPLTGDLSALGLGIKNSADLAVKTANKEKTVPGVTFKLEALDDQAQPSVGQQNAVKLIDTKEVLGVVGPLNSGVAQSMQKPLNDAKLTQVSPANTGTELTQGNGWKAGDKKRPYASYFRTATTDQIQGAFAAKYLFETAKIKDVYLIDDQKPYGAGLAASFKATFTELGGKIVGTDHVNPEDRDFNSVATKVKSSKAKAVYYGGEYPAGAPLSQQIKDSVKIPFMGGDGMYSADFIKLNKKAEGDIATSVGKPVEELESAKKFIADYKTAGYKDAYEAYGGGTYDATWAIIEAVKIVAAENDGKIPADDGRAQVLAAMDKVKFEGVTGPVSFDEFGDTTNTLMTAYQVTGGKWVSKVSGTVE
- a CDS encoding branched-chain amino acid ABC transporter permease, with protein sequence MNELPQQLANGLILGAMYGLIAIGYTMVYGIIQLINFAHGEIFMIGGFGALTVYLGLPSGFSLIAAIPLMIVGGVIAAVAISMAAERFAYRPLRGGPRLAPLITAIGLSLALQQAVWMWYPNATKDRPFPQFEGEAFDILGATIQRGDVFVLVVAPLCMLALGFFVSKTRAGRGMQATSQDPDTAKLMGINTDRIIVMAFAIGAAFAAVAAVAYGLKNGQIGFRMGFIMGLKAFTAAVLGGIGNIYGAMLGGIVLGVAEALATGYMSEVPGMELFGGGAWKDVWAFALLIIVLLVRPQGLLGERVADRA